Proteins encoded together in one Gemmatimonadota bacterium DH-78 window:
- a CDS encoding 6-bladed beta-propeller, giving the protein MAPAAFALACTPDSAPPPTSTVTDSAGIPVVESTSPAEQWTVGAEPVVRIGSLDGPDAFGDVRGAVFLADGRIVVADRQTSQLHVFDADGSPTDSWGGPGEGPGEFGNLWDLSLFRGDSIAVVEILTSEITIFDNEGRFGRSFRRTLPPTNPNEFYTHSCCSFRGTMEDGSVLVSYPDVFPHVGPDPRTNRATLMRMDGVSGQADTLGTFRGGVRGADGGAYLYGPGMRVAGAGSGFYLTEGRAFEVRRFDSAGGLEWIARVHRARTEVTPELLEATYRHAERYRGLPALDSLPSYSSRFLTDPAGNAWAVRAQPSYSTGRELIDVFAPDGRLLAELVIPEDLRIVAVSDSRVAGVALDPYDVEYLHV; this is encoded by the coding sequence TTGGCACCGGCGGCATTCGCCCTCGCCTGCACCCCCGATTCCGCTCCTCCTCCCACCTCCACCGTCACCGACAGCGCGGGCATACCCGTTGTGGAGTCCACCTCGCCCGCCGAGCAGTGGACCGTCGGCGCAGAGCCGGTCGTCCGCATTGGGTCTCTAGATGGTCCCGACGCCTTCGGCGACGTCCGGGGGGCGGTGTTCCTGGCCGACGGCCGGATCGTGGTCGCGGACCGTCAGACCAGTCAGCTCCATGTGTTCGACGCCGACGGTTCGCCGACCGACAGCTGGGGCGGCCCCGGCGAGGGACCGGGGGAGTTCGGCAACCTTTGGGACCTCTCGCTGTTTCGGGGGGACTCGATCGCGGTCGTCGAGATCCTCACCAGCGAGATCACCATCTTTGACAATGAAGGCCGGTTCGGGCGCAGCTTCCGGCGCACGCTCCCGCCCACGAACCCGAACGAGTTCTACACGCACAGCTGCTGTTCCTTTCGGGGCACGATGGAGGACGGCTCCGTCCTGGTCAGCTACCCGGACGTGTTTCCCCATGTCGGGCCCGACCCGCGCACGAACCGCGCGACCCTCATGCGGATGGACGGGGTGAGTGGGCAGGCCGACACCCTGGGCACCTTCAGGGGAGGGGTCAGGGGTGCCGATGGGGGCGCCTACCTCTACGGCCCCGGCATGCGGGTAGCCGGAGCGGGCAGCGGCTTTTACCTGACGGAGGGGCGCGCCTTCGAGGTGCGGCGCTTCGATTCGGCCGGGGGACTCGAATGGATCGCCCGCGTGCACCGTGCGAGAACCGAGGTCACCCCCGAACTGCTCGAGGCGACCTACCGGCACGCAGAGAGGTACCGAGGGCTGCCGGCGCTCGACTCGCTGCCCTCCTATTCTTCCCGCTTCCTCACCGATCCCGCGGGCAACGCATGGGCCGTGCGCGCCCAGCCCTCCTACAGTACCGGGCGCGAGTTGATCGATGTCTTCGCGCCTGATGGCCGCCTGCTGGCGGAGCTGGTCATCCCCGAAGACCTGCGCATCGTGGCCGTCTCCGACTCTCGAGTGGCCGGAGTGGCGCTCGACCCGTACGATGTGGAGTATCTACACGTGTAG
- a CDS encoding IS3 family transposase (programmed frameshift), translated as MANRSKYSRETRERAVRLVWETEGQHGSQWAAICSVAEKVGCTSETLRKWVRRAERDGGQRPGPTSSEQERIKALERENRELKRANEILRKASAYFGAGGARPPTPLMVAFIDDHRSEYGVEPICRVLPIAPSTYYTRKAIEAEPERASDRARRDAALRPEIRRVWQENFSVYGVRKVWRQLRREGAPVARCTVARLMREMGLRGAIRGRGFKVTTQPDECLDRPRDLVDRDFSARRPNELWVSDLTYVRTGSSFAYVAFVIDVFARRIVGWQVSNSLKSDLALNALEQAIAERRADGERALVHHSDRGSQYLSIRYTERLALAGIEPSVGSRGDSYDNALAESIIGLYKTELIYPRGPWTRLEDLELATLGWVWWFNHHRLLGPLGDIPPVEFEEQYHSRQAALPEPLALKSNTLR; from the exons ATGGCAAACCGATCGAAGTACTCCCGGGAGACACGGGAGCGGGCGGTCCGGCTGGTGTGGGAAACCGAAGGGCAGCACGGGTCGCAGTGGGCAGCGATCTGCTCAGTGGCCGAGAAGGTGGGCTGCACGTCCGAGACGCTGCGGAAGTGGGTTCGTCGCGCCGAGCGTGACGGCGGCCAGCGGCCGGGTCCGACGAGCAGCGAGCAGGAGCGGATCAAGGCACTCGAGCGCGAGAATCGCGAGTTGAAGCGAGCGAACGAAATCCTTCGCAAGGCATCCGCGTATTTCG GCGCAGGCGGAGCTCGACCGCCGACCCCGCTGATGGTGGCCTTCATCGACGACCACCGCTCCGAGTACGGAGTCGAGCCGATCTGCCGGGTTCTGCCGATCGCTCCATCGACCTACTACACGCGCAAGGCGATCGAGGCAGAACCGGAGCGGGCGTCGGACCGGGCCCGTCGCGATGCCGCGCTGCGTCCCGAGATCCGGCGCGTGTGGCAGGAGAACTTCTCGGTGTACGGCGTTCGGAAGGTCTGGAGGCAGCTGAGGCGCGAAGGCGCGCCCGTCGCCCGCTGCACCGTCGCCCGACTGATGCGGGAAATGGGGCTGCGTGGGGCCATCCGCGGCCGAGGCTTCAAGGTCACGACCCAGCCGGACGAGTGCCTGGATCGGCCCCGCGATCTGGTGGATCGCGACTTCTCCGCCCGCCGTCCGAACGAGCTTTGGGTCTCGGACCTGACCTACGTCCGGACCGGATCGAGCTTCGCCTACGTGGCCTTCGTGATCGACGTCTTCGCACGACGGATCGTCGGCTGGCAGGTGTCGAACTCGCTGAAGAGCGACCTGGCCCTGAACGCGCTGGAGCAGGCCATTGCGGAGCGGAGGGCCGACGGTGAGCGTGCCTTGGTGCATCACTCCGACCGCGGCTCTCAATACCTCAGTATTCGCTACACCGAGCGCCTGGCGCTGGCCGGCATCGAGCCCTCCGTCGGCAGCCGGGGCGACTCCTACGACAACGCCCTGGCCGAGTCGATCATCGGGCTCTACAAGACGGAGCTGATCTACCCTCGGGGCCCCTGGACTCGCCTCGAAGACCTCGAACTCGCCACCCTCGGCTGGGTCTGGTGGTTCAATCATCACCGCCTCCTCGGGCCCCTCGGTGACATCCCGCCCGTGGAGTTCGAAGAGCAGTACCATTCGCGTCAGGCCGCTCTCCCCGAGCCCCTGGCACTCAAGTCAAACACTCTCCGGTGA
- a CDS encoding carboxypeptidase-like regulatory domain-containing protein has translation MNTRTVAASLAGMAVLLGCETADPIACTAQVVPGIALLVVDAATGAPVLDSVTVAVRDGDFEEFPETTGSGGFHAVHERPGTYEVAVTHPRFEPWERDGLRVEAGVCHVTTVGVTAELVAR, from the coding sequence ATGAACACGCGCACCGTCGCGGCTTCACTCGCCGGCATGGCCGTACTTCTCGGCTGCGAGACCGCCGATCCCATCGCGTGCACAGCCCAGGTAGTCCCCGGCATCGCCCTCCTCGTGGTGGACGCCGCCACGGGTGCGCCGGTCCTCGACAGCGTCACCGTGGCCGTGCGCGACGGCGACTTCGAGGAGTTCCCCGAGACCACGGGATCCGGTGGGTTTCATGCCGTGCACGAGCGACCCGGCACCTACGAAGTCGCCGTCACCCACCCGCGGTTCGAGCCGTGGGAGCGCGACGGTCTGCGGGTAGAGGCGGGTGTGTGCCACGTCACGACCGTGGGCGTGACCGCGGAACTGGTGGCCCGCTAG